In one Umezawaea sp. Da 62-37 genomic region, the following are encoded:
- a CDS encoding 2Fe-2S iron-sulfur cluster-binding protein, with the protein MPPTTRSDISLRVNGETHALTVDNRTTLLDALRENLGLTGTKKGCDHGQCGACTVLTDGRRAVSCLQLAVAAEGADITTIEGIADGEDLHPVQEAFLELDGYQCGYCTPGQICSAVAVIKEHAAGWPSAATDDVRPDAEPVPLDAAEIRERMSGNLCRCGAYTAIVRAVARASDEAKVTA; encoded by the coding sequence GTGCCACCCACCACGCGCAGTGACATCTCGTTGCGGGTCAACGGCGAGACGCACGCGCTCACCGTCGACAACCGCACCACGCTCCTCGACGCCCTGAGGGAGAACCTCGGCTTGACCGGTACCAAGAAGGGATGCGACCACGGCCAGTGCGGCGCGTGCACCGTGCTGACCGACGGCAGGCGGGCGGTGTCCTGCCTGCAGCTCGCCGTCGCCGCCGAGGGCGCCGACATCACCACGATCGAGGGCATCGCCGATGGCGAGGACCTGCACCCCGTGCAGGAGGCGTTCCTCGAACTCGACGGCTACCAGTGCGGGTACTGCACCCCCGGCCAGATCTGCTCGGCCGTCGCCGTCATCAAGGAGCACGCGGCGGGCTGGCCCAGCGCCGCCACCGACGACGTGCGCCCCGACGCCGAGCCGGTGCCGCTGGACGCGGCGGAGATCCGCGAGCGGATGAGCGGCAACCTGTGCCGCTGCGGCGCGTACACGGCGATCGTGCGCGCGGTCGCCCGCGCCTCCGACGAAGCGAAGGTGACCGCGTGA
- a CDS encoding xanthine dehydrogenase family protein subunit M, with protein MKEFGYSRATGVKEAVSLLAGDPAARFLGGGTNLVDLMKSGVEAPDLLVDVRGLPLDGVEVTSDGGLVIGATTTNSDLAVHPDVRRYFPALSQAVLAGASGQLRNVATVGGNLLQRTRCGYFTDTSLPCNKRVPGSGCPAIAGEHHNHAILGGSDHCVATNPSDMGVALAAFDAVVSYETVDGPGELPLAEFYPAVGDTPHVETALPAGALITAVTLPATPIAARSRYRKVRERASYAFATGSVAAALDVRDGVVHEVRLAFGAVASRPWRAHTAERSLTGAPATAESFAAAADAELAAANPLPRNGYKVPLMRNLVVSVLTELAEEAAR; from the coding sequence GTGAAGGAATTCGGCTACAGCCGCGCGACCGGGGTCAAGGAGGCGGTCTCGCTGCTCGCGGGCGACCCCGCGGCCCGTTTCCTCGGCGGCGGCACCAACCTGGTCGACCTGATGAAGTCCGGCGTCGAGGCCCCCGACCTGCTGGTCGACGTGCGCGGCCTCCCGCTCGACGGCGTCGAAGTCACCTCCGACGGCGGTCTCGTCATCGGCGCGACCACCACCAACAGCGACCTGGCCGTGCACCCGGACGTCAGGCGCTACTTCCCGGCTCTGTCGCAGGCAGTGCTCGCCGGGGCGTCCGGGCAGCTCCGCAACGTGGCCACGGTCGGCGGGAACCTGTTGCAGCGCACCAGGTGCGGCTACTTCACCGACACCTCGCTGCCGTGCAACAAGCGCGTTCCCGGCAGCGGGTGCCCGGCGATCGCGGGCGAGCACCACAACCACGCGATCCTCGGCGGGTCCGACCACTGCGTCGCGACGAACCCGTCCGACATGGGCGTGGCTCTGGCCGCGTTCGACGCGGTCGTGTCCTACGAGACCGTCGACGGCCCCGGTGAGCTGCCGCTGGCGGAGTTCTACCCGGCCGTCGGCGACACCCCGCACGTCGAGACGGCGCTGCCCGCGGGCGCGCTGATCACCGCCGTCACCCTGCCCGCGACCCCGATCGCGGCCCGCTCGCGCTACCGCAAGGTCCGTGAGCGCGCGTCCTACGCCTTCGCCACCGGCTCCGTCGCGGCGGCGCTGGACGTGCGCGACGGCGTCGTCCACGAGGTCCGCCTCGCCTTCGGCGCGGTCGCCTCGCGGCCGTGGCGCGCGCACACCGCTGAGCGCTCGCTGACCGGCGCCCCCGCGACGGCGGAGTCCTTCGCCGCCGCGGCCGACGCCGAACTGGCGGCGGCGAACCCGTTGCCGCGCAACGGCTACAAGGTCCCGCTCATGCGCAACCTGGTCGTGTCCGTGCTGACCGAACTAGCCGAGGAGGCGGCCCGATGA
- a CDS encoding xanthine dehydrogenase family protein molybdopterin-binding subunit, with translation MTDLTDAIAAPPVGVVGTAHVRLEGREKVTGAARYAADVPFEGLAHGSLVLSTVARGRITGIDTGPVLAMPGVLGVIHHGNAPSLNPEAGLLGSDGSLQLFQDDYVPHVGRPVALVVAETAEQARAGADALVVSYQQEDADLAFSVDHPGVYTPASAPEVAKGDVDAEIAAAPVVVDQRYTTPEEYHSAMEPHAALARWENGRLEVVDSNQGSFLVSYVLSVLFRLDPGVVRVRAEHVGGGFGGKGLGPQLVLAVMATTEFGRPVRVALTRRQVFAVTGMRPATEQRIRLGADSTGRLRAIDHDTASHSSTIHEYVERNGEVTQALYAADAIRIRTSVVRVNLPTPTWMRAPGCAPGSFAIESAMDELAEATGIDPVELRLRNEPEVGPVTGLPFSSRNLVGCLHEGARRFGWADRDPRPGVRREGRWLVGTGMAASIYGAGSVGSTAAVTANQDGTFTVGIAAADIGTGARTALMLVAADALEVPTGSIRVEIADSDLGQAWFAGGSRGTSSWTWAVTAAVTDLREKLKGVDRVPVEGVVGRADTAAAISALGQQDRYAHGAQFAEVAVDPLSGEVRVRRMLGIFAAGRIVNPLTARSQLIGGMTMGISMALHEEGLRDPRLGGQVNGDFAGYHVSAHADIPDIEADWVPDYDPSNPSGVKGVGEVAIVGTAAAVANAVWHATGTRHRALPISLERVLSAANA, from the coding sequence ATGACCGACCTGACCGATGCCATCGCCGCACCACCCGTCGGCGTCGTGGGGACCGCCCACGTCCGCCTGGAAGGCCGGGAGAAGGTCACCGGCGCCGCCCGCTACGCCGCCGACGTCCCGTTCGAGGGGCTCGCGCACGGCTCGCTGGTCCTGTCCACGGTGGCGCGCGGCCGGATCACCGGCATCGACACCGGACCCGTGCTGGCGATGCCCGGCGTGCTGGGCGTCATCCACCACGGCAACGCCCCGAGCCTGAACCCCGAGGCGGGTCTGCTCGGCAGCGACGGCAGCCTCCAGCTCTTCCAGGACGACTACGTGCCGCACGTGGGCAGGCCGGTGGCGCTGGTCGTCGCCGAGACCGCCGAGCAGGCGCGCGCGGGCGCTGACGCCCTGGTCGTGAGCTACCAGCAGGAGGACGCCGACCTGGCGTTCTCCGTGGACCACCCCGGCGTCTACACGCCCGCGTCCGCGCCCGAGGTGGCCAAGGGCGACGTGGACGCCGAGATCGCGGCGGCCCCGGTGGTGGTGGACCAGCGGTACACCACGCCGGAGGAGTACCACAGCGCGATGGAGCCGCACGCGGCCTTGGCGCGCTGGGAGAACGGCAGGCTGGAGGTGGTCGACTCCAACCAGGGGTCGTTCCTGGTCTCCTACGTGCTGTCCGTCCTGTTCCGGCTGGACCCCGGTGTGGTCCGGGTGCGCGCCGAGCACGTGGGCGGCGGCTTCGGCGGCAAGGGCCTCGGCCCGCAGCTGGTCCTGGCCGTCATGGCCACCACCGAGTTCGGCCGCCCGGTGCGGGTCGCGCTGACCCGCCGCCAGGTGTTCGCGGTGACCGGCATGCGGCCCGCGACCGAGCAGCGGATCCGGCTGGGCGCCGATTCCACCGGTCGGCTGCGCGCGATCGACCACGACACGGCGAGCCACTCGTCCACCATCCACGAGTACGTGGAGCGCAACGGCGAGGTCACCCAGGCGCTCTACGCCGCGGACGCCATCCGGATCCGCACCTCGGTGGTCAGGGTCAACCTGCCCACGCCGACGTGGATGCGGGCGCCCGGCTGCGCGCCGGGGTCGTTCGCCATCGAGTCGGCGATGGACGAACTGGCCGAGGCCACCGGGATCGACCCGGTGGAACTGCGGCTGCGCAACGAACCCGAGGTCGGGCCGGTCACCGGGCTGCCGTTCAGCAGCCGCAACCTGGTCGGGTGCCTGCACGAGGGGGCCCGCCGGTTCGGGTGGGCCGACCGCGACCCGCGGCCGGGCGTCCGCCGTGAGGGCAGGTGGCTGGTCGGCACGGGCATGGCCGCGAGCATCTACGGCGCGGGCTCGGTGGGGTCGACCGCGGCGGTCACCGCCAACCAGGACGGCACGTTCACCGTGGGCATCGCCGCGGCCGACATCGGCACCGGTGCGCGCACGGCGCTGATGCTGGTGGCGGCGGACGCCCTGGAGGTGCCGACCGGGTCGATCCGCGTCGAGATCGCCGACAGCGACCTGGGGCAGGCGTGGTTCGCGGGCGGATCCCGCGGGACGTCGTCGTGGACGTGGGCCGTCACCGCGGCCGTGACCGATCTGCGGGAAAAGCTGAAGGGGGTCGACCGCGTTCCCGTCGAGGGGGTGGTCGGACGGGCGGACACCGCGGCGGCGATCAGTGCGCTCGGGCAGCAGGACCGGTACGCGCACGGAGCCCAGTTCGCGGAGGTCGCCGTCGATCCGCTCAGCGGGGAGGTGCGGGTCCGGCGGATGCTGGGGATCTTCGCGGCCGGGCGGATCGTGAATCCGTTGACCGCTCGCAGTCAGCTCATCGGGGGAATGACGATGGGGATTTCCATGGCGCTGCACGAGGAGGGGTTGCGGGATCCGCGGCTCGGGGGGCAGGTGAACGGCGACTTCGCCGGGTACCACGTGTCCGCGCACGCCGACATCCCCGACATCGAGGCCGACTGGGTCCCGGACTACGACCCGAGCAATCCCAGCGGGGTCAAGGGGGTCGGGGAGGTCGCGATCGTGGGGACGGCGGCGGCGGTGGCCAATGCCGTGTGGCACGCCACCGGTACTCGGCATCGGGCGCTGCCGATCAGCCTTGAGCGTGTGCTGAGCGCGGCGAACGCCTGA
- a CDS encoding ISAzo13 family transposase, whose amino-acid sequence MSLIEDAGAMLAAKFEVLMPHLDERQRRLLLAAEARTLGHGGIRLVARAAGVREATVSLGVTELESGEAPLGRVRRPGGGRKRAADLDAGLRPALLALVEPDVRGDPMSPLRWTTKSTRKLAAELTARGHRISADTVADLLREEGFSLQSNVKTLEGKQNPDRDAQFRYLNEQVKDHQATGEPVVSVDTKKKELVGQYANAGREWRPGGDPVEVDTHDFPDKTLGKAVPYGIYDLAANTGWVNVGTDHDTAAFAVESIRRWWKSTGRSTYPHAGRLLITADAGGSNGYRTRAWKAELAALTVETGLEITVCHFPPGTSKWNTIEHRLFSHITMNWRGRPLSSHEVIVNTIAATTTRTGLTVHAELDTDTYDIGVRVSDGQMDALPLDRHEWHGDWNYTLRPEPYQRIPVTIPDPFDQPSPDLAWLCHPAITGLPTHDWHNVIAALTAPYEDQREARLVTRRGHRPRHKGGPDTGRRPVLTLVDRLLATVLHYRSGLPQVAVAVLFGVRPETINKRIRDIRTLLEQAGLSIQPAEQRLTSLDDLYDLAHTAGITIPDCTTPTS is encoded by the coding sequence ATGAGCCTGATCGAGGACGCGGGGGCGATGCTGGCGGCGAAGTTCGAGGTGCTGATGCCGCACCTGGACGAGCGTCAGCGGCGACTACTACTCGCCGCGGAAGCCAGAACGTTGGGACACGGCGGGATCAGGCTCGTCGCCCGCGCCGCGGGTGTCCGTGAAGCCACGGTGTCCCTGGGGGTCACGGAGCTGGAGTCCGGTGAGGCCCCGCTCGGGCGGGTGCGTCGGCCCGGCGGGGGCCGTAAACGCGCCGCCGACCTCGACGCGGGACTGCGACCGGCGCTGCTGGCATTGGTCGAACCCGACGTGCGGGGCGACCCGATGTCGCCACTGCGGTGGACGACGAAATCGACTCGTAAGCTCGCCGCCGAACTCACAGCCCGTGGCCACCGGATCTCTGCCGACACCGTCGCGGACCTGCTGCGAGAGGAGGGTTTCAGCCTACAAAGCAACGTCAAAACCCTGGAGGGCAAGCAGAATCCCGATCGGGACGCGCAGTTCCGCTACCTCAACGAACAGGTCAAGGACCATCAGGCCACCGGCGAACCGGTGGTCAGCGTGGACACCAAGAAGAAGGAACTGGTCGGGCAGTACGCCAACGCCGGCCGCGAGTGGCGCCCGGGCGGTGATCCGGTCGAGGTCGACACCCACGACTTCCCGGACAAGACCCTGGGCAAGGCCGTGCCCTACGGGATCTACGACCTGGCCGCCAACACCGGCTGGGTCAACGTCGGCACCGACCACGACACCGCCGCGTTCGCCGTCGAATCGATTCGTCGCTGGTGGAAGAGCACCGGCCGCAGCACCTACCCGCATGCCGGACGCCTGCTGATCACCGCCGACGCGGGCGGCTCCAACGGCTACCGCACCCGCGCATGGAAAGCCGAACTGGCCGCCCTGACAGTGGAAACCGGTCTGGAGATCACCGTGTGCCACTTCCCTCCCGGGACGTCCAAGTGGAACACGATCGAGCATCGACTGTTCTCTCACATCACCATGAACTGGCGCGGCCGACCCCTGAGCAGCCATGAGGTCATCGTCAACACCATCGCGGCGACCACCACCCGCACCGGGCTGACCGTTCACGCCGAGTTGGACACCGACACCTACGACATCGGAGTCCGTGTCAGCGACGGGCAGATGGACGCGTTGCCACTGGACCGGCATGAATGGCACGGCGACTGGAACTACACCCTGAGACCCGAGCCATACCAACGGATCCCCGTCACCATCCCGGACCCATTCGACCAACCCAGCCCCGATCTGGCCTGGCTGTGCCACCCCGCCATCACCGGCCTGCCCACTCACGACTGGCATAACGTTATCGCCGCGCTCACCGCCCCGTACGAGGATCAACGCGAAGCCCGGCTCGTCACACGACGTGGCCACCGCCCCCGCCACAAAGGCGGCCCGGACACCGGTCGACGCCCGGTCCTGACCCTGGTCGACCGACTTCTTGCCACCGTCCTGCACTACCGATCGGGGCTGCCTCAGGTCGCCGTCGCAGTCTTGTTCGGTGTGCGTCCCGAAACCATCAACAAACGCATCCGCGATATCCGGACACTGCTTGAACAGGCGGGCCTGAGCATCCAGCCCGCCGAACAGCGCCTTACTAGCTTGGACGACCTTTACGATCTTGCCCACACCGCAGGTATCACCATCCCGGACTGCACCACGCCAACGAGTTAA